Below is a genomic region from Microbacterium esteraromaticum.
CCGGATGAGCCACCCGTCCGCCAGGCGCTCCGGCATGCAGATCCCGAGACCGGGCACGGCCACCGCCCGATCGGCCTGCGGCGCCTCGATGCGATCGCGCGGTGCCAGTCCCTGCTGCGTGGCGACCCAGCCGGCGTCGTCGACGACCAGCAGCGGTCCGCCGACGCCGGCGAGAAGCGGATGCACAGTGCGGCGCAGCCGCTCCAGCCGGTCGCCGTGCCTGCGCTGCAGTCTCGCCTGCGCGAGCTGCACCGAGGCCCCGACCAGCGCACGGATGGCCGGGTGCAGCGTGAGCGCCGGGCCGCTCACGTCGACTATGCCGAGCAGAGTGCCGTCCATCGGATCGTGTACGGGCGACGCGGTGCAGTACCACGGCACCTGCGCGTTCTCGAAGTGCTCGGCCGAGAACAGCTGCACGGGCGATGCCTCGGCGAGAGCCGTCCCGATGGCGTTCGTGCCGACGGCATCCTCCGTCCACACCGCCCCCTCGACGAACCCGAGCCGGTCGGCCTGCATCTTCACCCCCGGCGCTCCGCTGCGCCACAGCACGACGCCGTCCGCATCCGTGACGACGACCAGATACGAGGCCGCATCCGCAGCCGCGAGAAGCGGCATCCTCAGTTCGTCGAGCACGGTCGACAGCGGCGAGCGGCGACGGCGCTCCTCGACCTGAGACCAGGCCAGCGGGTCGCGACGTGAGCGCCCCTCGGGGTCGACGCCGAGGTTCATCGTCCGGGCCCACGAGCGCGCCACGACCGGCCGCGGATGCTCCGGAGGCCGCGCCCCCGACAGCACGGCGTCGTGCACGCGCACGAGGCTGCGGGCGAGGTCGGCGAGATCCGGCGTCGTTGCCATGCGCAGAGGCTAGGCGACCCTCCGTTGCAACATCGTGCAACGCTTCCCCGACTGCGCGCGGAGGCGTGTGCTGGGGGCATGATCCAGACCGAAGAGCGGCCGGCGACGACGCCCGCCGCCACCACCGATCCCTCCGTCGCCCCTGCTCCGGCCCCCGACCCAGCCACAGCCTGGTTGGCCGCGTTCGAGGACGCGCTCACGGCGCGCGACGTCGCGCGGGCGTCCGGCCTGTTCGCCGCCACGAGCTTCTGGCGCGATCTCATCGCCTTCTCATGGAACATCACGACCGTCGAGAACCCGTCGGGAGTCGCCGACCTGCTCAGCGCGACCCTCGACGGCACCGGCCCGCACGCCTTCCGGCTGACCGAGCCGGCCGACACTGCTGATGGTGTCACCACCGCCTGGTTCGAGTTCGAGACGGCCGTCGGACGCGGACGCGGACTCGTCCGCGTCGTCGACGAAGCCGGCCCGAAGGCCTGGACGCTGCTCACCACGATGTACGAGCTGAAGGGACACGAGGAGCCTCTGCGCGAGCGACGGCCCAAAGGTGCGGAGCACGGTGCCGACCGCGAGCGCGTGACCTGGCTCGAGAAGCGCCACGCAGAGGAGGCGTCGCTCGGCGTCGACACCCAGCCCTACACGCTCGTGATCGGCGGCGGCCAGGGCGGGATCGCGCTCGGCGCGCGCCTGCGTCAGCTGGGCGTGCCCTCCCTGGTGGTCGACAGGCACCCGCGCCCAGGCGATCAGTGGCGCAGCCGGTACAAGTCGCTCTGCCTGCACGACCCGGTCTGGTACGACCACCTGCCCTACATCAAGTTCCCCGAGAACTGGCCCGTCTTCGCTCCGAAGGACAAGGTGGGCGACTGGCTCGAGTCGTACGTCAAGGTGATGGAGGTGCCGTACTGGTCGAGCACCACGGTCACCAGCGCCGCATTCGACGAGGGGTCGGGCACGTGGCGCGTCGATCTGATCCGAGAAGGGCAGGAGATGACGCTGCACCCCACGCAGCTCGTCTTCGCCACCGGCATGTCGGGCAAGGCGAACGTGCCGACGTTCCCCGGACAGGATGTCTTCCGCGGTGAGCAGCAGCACTCCTCCCAGCATCCGGGACCCGACGCCTGCGCGGGCAGGCGGGTGGTGGTGATCGGCAGCAACAACTCCGCCTTCGACATCTGCGGCGCTCTGTGGGAGCACGGGGCCGACGTCACGATGGTGCAGCGCTCGTCGACGCACATCGTCAAGAGCGACACCTTGATGGACATCGGCCTCGGCGACCTGTACTCGGAGCGCGCCCTCGCCGCGGGGGTGACCACTGAGAAGGCCGACCTCATCTTCGCCTCGCTGCCGTACCGGATCATGCACGAGTTCCAGATCCCGCTGTACGAGCGCATGAAGGAGCGCGACAGCGACTTCTACGACCGGCTCACCGCCGCCGGCTTCGATCTCGACTGGGGCGACGACGGGTCAGGCCTGTTCCTCAAGTACCTGCGCCGCGGCTCCGGCTACTACATCGACGTCGGCGCGGCCGAGCTCGTGGCCGACGGCGAGGTGAAGCTCGCCAAGGGCGATGTCGACCATCTCACCGAGGACGCGGTGGTGCTGAAGGACGGCACGGTGCTGCCGGCGGACCTCGTCGTCTACGCGACCGGCTATGGCTCGATGAACGGCTGGGTGGCCGATCTGATCAGTCCCGAGGTGGCCGACGCGGTCGGCAAGTGCTGGGGGCTGGGCTCGGACACCACCAAGGACCCCGGCCCGTGGGAGGGCGAGCAGCGCAACATGTGGAAGCCGACCAGGCAGCCGAACCTCTGGTTCCACGGCGGCAATCTGCACCAGTCGCGGCACTACTCGCTGTACCTCGCTCTGCAGCTCAAGGCGCGGCACGCGGGCATCCCGACGCCCGTGTACGCCCTCGCCGACGTGCATCACACCCGCTGAGCATCACCGGGATGACCGAAGTGCTCCCCGACCGCTGAGCGGACGGGGAGCCCTCCGGCATCCCGGATCAGATCGGATCAGGCCGGGACGACGACGTCCTCGCGGACACGACGCGTGGCCTCGACGATGTTGCGCAGCGACTGCACCGTCTCCTCGTAGGCACGGGTCTTCAGTCCGCAGTCCGGGTTCACCCACAGCTGACTCAGGGGCAACTCGTCGACGGCGCGGCGCAGCAGCGACTCGATCTCCTCCACGCTGGGCACGCGCGGCGAGTGGATGTCGTAGACGCCGGGGCCGACACCGTGGTCGAACCCGAAGCGGGCGATGTCTGCGACGACCTCCATGCGGCTGCGAGCCGCCTCGATCGAGGTCACATCGGCATCCAGGGCGCGGATCGCATCGATCACCACACCGAACTCCGAATAGCAGAGATGCGTGTGGATCTGAGTGCCGGCGGCGGCGCCGCCGGTGGCGAGACGGAAGGAGCGCACAGACCAGTCGAGGTAATCGGCCTGGTCGGCCGCCTTCAGCGGAAGCAGCTCGCGCAGCGCAGGCTCATCGACCTGGATGATCGCGATACCCGCGGCCTCGAGGTCGGTGATCTCGTCGCGCAGCGCGAGCGCGACCTGGTTGGCCGTCTCGCCGAGCGGCTGGTCGTCGCGCACGAACGACCAGGCGAGGATCGTGACCGGGCCGGTGAGCATGCCCTTGACCGGCTTGACGCTCAGCGACTGGGCGTACGCCGCCCACGACACCGTGATCTGCGCCGGGCGCGACACGTCTCCCCAGAGGATCGACGGGCGCGTGGCGCGCGAGCCGTAGGACTGCACCCATCCGTGCTGGGTCACGGCGAAGCCGTCGAGGTGCTCGGCGAAGTACTGCACCATGTCGTTGCGCTCGGGCTCCCCGTGCACGAGCACGTCGAGGCCGAGGTCCTCCTGAAGGGCGACGACCTGGTCGATCTCGCGACGCAGGAAGTCGTCGTAGTCGTCCTCAGGAAGTTCGCCGCGCAGGAACCGGGCACGGGCTCGACGGATGTCTCCGGTCTGCGGGAAGGAGCCGATGGTGGTCAGCGGCAGGGCGGGCAGTTTCAGCGCCTGCTGCGCGCTCTCACGCTCCTCGTACGGAACGCGCGAGAACTCCGCCTCGGCGAACGCGTGCTCGCGCACGGCTCCATCGCGCACACCAGGGGCCTCGCGGCGGTCGGCGAGGGCGGCGGATGCCGCATCGAGGGCCTCGGCGATGGCATCGCGGCCCTCGGCCAGTCCCTGCGCGAGGGTGACCACCTGGCCGACCTTCTGATCGGCGAAGGCGAGCCACGAGACCAGGCGGGGGTCGAGTGCGGTCTCGTCGTCGACGTCGTGCGGCACGTGCAGCAACGAGGTGGAGGTGGATGCCGAGACGGCACCCGCGCCGAGCGCGCGGAGCGCCTCGAGCTTCGTGAAGGCGGCGTCGAGGTCGCCCCGCCAGATGTTGTGGCCGTCGATCACGCCGCCGACGAGCGTCTTGCCCCCGAGCGCCGGGAGTGCGGCGGGCACGTCGCCGCGGGCGAGGTCGATGCCGATCGCCTCGATGGGAGCTGCGGCGAGCACCTCGAGCGTCGAGCCGAGCGCGGCGTACGGGGCTGCGACGAAGATCTGCGGACGCTCGCTCGCACCGCCCAGCACCGCCAGGGCGCGGGCGGAGGCAGCGGCGAGCGCGGCGGTGTCGGCGGGAAGCGACTCGCTGACCAGCGCGGGCTCGTCGAGCTGCACCCACTGGGCGCCCGCGGCCCTCAGCTTCGCGAGCAGCGCGGCGTACACAGGCAGCACGTCGTCGAGTCGGCTGAGCGGGTCAAAGCCCTCGGGTGCGTCGTCCGACGCCTTCGCGAGAGCGAGCAGGGTGACGGGGCCCACGATCACCGGACGGGTGATGTATCCGGCCGACGCCGCTTCGGCGACCTGTGCGACGAGATGCTCGCTGGCGAGCGAGAACGTCGTCTCGGGGCCGATCTCGGGAACGAGGTAGTGGTAGTTCGAGTCGAACCACTTGGTCATCTCGAGCGGCGCTCGCTCACCCTCGCCGCGGGCGACGGTGAAGTAGGCGCCGAGCCCGATCGTCCCGTCTTCGTCGCGCAGGTCGTCGAAGCGGGCGGGGATCGCGCCGACGGTGACGGCGGCGTCGAGCACCTGGTCGTAGAACGAGAACGACTCGGGGATCGACGAGTCATCGCGTCCCAGGCCCAGTCCTGCCAGACGTGCGCGCGTCGTCGCCCGCAGCTCGGCGGCGGTGCGCTCCAGCTCGGCCTGGTCGGAGCGGCCGGCCCAGAAGGACTCGACCGCCTTCTTCAGCTCGCGACGGCGGCCGATGCGCGGGTAGCCGAGGATCGTCCCTGCGGGGAAAGCGGTCATGAGGTTCCTTTCGATGCTGCGGAGAGCTGGCGCTCGGGGATGATCCCGGCGGATTGGAGGACATCGAGCACGGTCTCGTGCTGGTTGAACGCATACAGGTGCACTCCGGGTGCACCGCCGTCGACGACCGCGCGGATGAGATCGGATGCCCATCGGATGCCGATCTGGCGGCGTCCCTCGGTGGTCGGTTCGATCTCCAGATCGATGGCGAGCTCGCCGGGAAGGTCCTCGCCGGTCAGCTCGAGCACGCGGGTGAGCCTCGCGGGCGAGGTGATAGGCATGATGCCGGGCAGGATGGGGATCGTCACACCGGCCCGCCGAGCGCGCTCGACGAATGCGAGGTAGTGGTCGGCGTGGAAGAAAAGCTGGGTGATGGCGACGGTGGCGCCGGCCGCCTGCTTCGCGAGCAGGGCGTCGACGTGCTGGCTGCTGTAGGCCGAGCGGGGGTGTCCGTTCGGGAAGGCGGCGACGGCGATGTTCACCTTGCGGCGCGGAGCGACGCGCACGGCACCGGGGTTGCCGCGCACCGGCGACTCCTCGTACGGAGCGCGCTCGGCCTGCACGCGATCGATCAGCTGCACGAGCTGCGCCGAGCTCTCGAGGTCGCCGAGGAACACATCGTCCTCGTCCTGCCCCGCCGGCGGGTCGCCGCGCAGTGCCAGGAAGCTGAGCACGCCGGCATCGAGGAACTCCCGGATCAGTCGCGCAGCCCCGGCATAGGTGTTGCCCACACACGTGAGGTGGGCGAGCGGTTCGGTGTCGGTGTGGGCGCGGATGTAGCGCAGCACCTCGAGCGAGCGTCCTCCCGTGGATCCGCCGGCGCCGTAGGTCACCGAGATGAATTCGGGTCCGACCTCGGCGAGACGGTCGATGGTGTCGTGCAGCGCGCGGGCGCTCTCCGCCGTGCGAGGCGGGTACAGCTCGAAGGAGAAGGGGGTGGTGCTCACGGCGTTCTCCTTCGTTGCTCGGGGGCGAGGGTGTCCTCAGACGGTAGGACAGCCGCTCGGCGCGGCGCACACTGTGTGACGCCGTGTGTCGACCGTCGCTCTGGCTAGGCTCGGAGCATGACCGCACCGCACGGCTCGTGGCCCTCCCCGTTCACCGCGCAGATGATCGCGCAGGCATCTCCCCGCATCGACGGGGCGCGCTTCGTCGGCGATGAGATCTGGTGGGGTGAGTCGGTTCCCGCCGAGGGCGGCAGGGTGACGGTGCGCAGCTCGAGCGGCGCGGAGGTGCTTCCCCTGCCGTGGAATGCGCGCTCGCGAGTCCACGAGTACGGCGGAGGCGCATGGACCGCCGGCGACGACGGCACGCTGTATTTCGTCAACGGCGCTGATCAGCGGGTGCACCGGATGCCGCGCGGGGGCGTCCCCGAGCCGCTGACTGAGGCGGGACCGGCGTTCGGCGGGCTCAGGCTGCAGCGCGGTCGCCTGCTCGCCGTGCGCGAGGACCTGCGACCCGAACAGCATCTGCGGGCGATCGTCGAGATC
It encodes:
- a CDS encoding GAF domain-containing protein; its protein translation is MATTPDLADLARSLVRVHDAVLSGARPPEHPRPVVARSWARTMNLGVDPEGRSRRDPLAWSQVEERRRRSPLSTVLDELRMPLLAAADAASYLVVVTDADGVVLWRSGAPGVKMQADRLGFVEGAVWTEDAVGTNAIGTALAEASPVQLFSAEHFENAQVPWYCTASPVHDPMDGTLLGIVDVSGPALTLHPAIRALVGASVQLAQARLQRRHGDRLERLRRTVHPLLAGVGGPLLVVDDAGWVATQQGLAPRDRIEAPQADRAVAVPGLGICMPERLADGWLIRPSEQRAALEAVIDVSGAQALLEVRGPASAWRSALSPRHAELLVALAERGRAGMNAAELSIRLFGDAAHQVTVRAEFSRLRRAIGALVAGNPYRIAEGVALSVRRSRG
- a CDS encoding flavin-containing monooxygenase, which codes for MIQTEERPATTPAATTDPSVAPAPAPDPATAWLAAFEDALTARDVARASGLFAATSFWRDLIAFSWNITTVENPSGVADLLSATLDGTGPHAFRLTEPADTADGVTTAWFEFETAVGRGRGLVRVVDEAGPKAWTLLTTMYELKGHEEPLRERRPKGAEHGADRERVTWLEKRHAEEASLGVDTQPYTLVIGGGQGGIALGARLRQLGVPSLVVDRHPRPGDQWRSRYKSLCLHDPVWYDHLPYIKFPENWPVFAPKDKVGDWLESYVKVMEVPYWSSTTVTSAAFDEGSGTWRVDLIREGQEMTLHPTQLVFATGMSGKANVPTFPGQDVFRGEQQHSSQHPGPDACAGRRVVVIGSNNSAFDICGALWEHGADVTMVQRSSTHIVKSDTLMDIGLGDLYSERALAAGVTTEKADLIFASLPYRIMHEFQIPLYERMKERDSDFYDRLTAAGFDLDWGDDGSGLFLKYLRRGSGYYIDVGAAELVADGEVKLAKGDVDHLTEDAVVLKDGTVLPADLVVYATGYGSMNGWVADLISPEVADAVGKCWGLGSDTTKDPGPWEGEQRNMWKPTRQPNLWFHGGNLHQSRHYSLYLALQLKARHAGIPTPVYALADVHHTR
- the metE gene encoding 5-methyltetrahydropteroyltriglutamate--homocysteine S-methyltransferase, coding for MTAFPAGTILGYPRIGRRRELKKAVESFWAGRSDQAELERTAAELRATTRARLAGLGLGRDDSSIPESFSFYDQVLDAAVTVGAIPARFDDLRDEDGTIGLGAYFTVARGEGERAPLEMTKWFDSNYHYLVPEIGPETTFSLASEHLVAQVAEAASAGYITRPVIVGPVTLLALAKASDDAPEGFDPLSRLDDVLPVYAALLAKLRAAGAQWVQLDEPALVSESLPADTAALAAASARALAVLGGASERPQIFVAAPYAALGSTLEVLAAAPIEAIGIDLARGDVPAALPALGGKTLVGGVIDGHNIWRGDLDAAFTKLEALRALGAGAVSASTSTSLLHVPHDVDDETALDPRLVSWLAFADQKVGQVVTLAQGLAEGRDAIAEALDAASAALADRREAPGVRDGAVREHAFAEAEFSRVPYEERESAQQALKLPALPLTTIGSFPQTGDIRRARARFLRGELPEDDYDDFLRREIDQVVALQEDLGLDVLVHGEPERNDMVQYFAEHLDGFAVTQHGWVQSYGSRATRPSILWGDVSRPAQITVSWAAYAQSLSVKPVKGMLTGPVTILAWSFVRDDQPLGETANQVALALRDEITDLEAAGIAIIQVDEPALRELLPLKAADQADYLDWSVRSFRLATGGAAAGTQIHTHLCYSEFGVVIDAIRALDADVTSIEAARSRMEVVADIARFGFDHGVGPGVYDIHSPRVPSVEEIESLLRRAVDELPLSQLWVNPDCGLKTRAYEETVQSLRNIVEATRRVREDVVVPA
- a CDS encoding methylenetetrahydrofolate reductase — translated: MSTTPFSFELYPPRTAESARALHDTIDRLAEVGPEFISVTYGAGGSTGGRSLEVLRYIRAHTDTEPLAHLTCVGNTYAGAARLIREFLDAGVLSFLALRGDPPAGQDEDDVFLGDLESSAQLVQLIDRVQAERAPYEESPVRGNPGAVRVAPRRKVNIAVAAFPNGHPRSAYSSQHVDALLAKQAAGATVAITQLFFHADHYLAFVERARRAGVTIPILPGIMPITSPARLTRVLELTGEDLPGELAIDLEIEPTTEGRRQIGIRWASDLIRAVVDGGAPGVHLYAFNQHETVLDVLQSAGIIPERQLSAASKGTS